The Anas acuta chromosome 1, bAnaAcu1.1, whole genome shotgun sequence genome segment aaaaatacttgtttttaaataagaaaaacaacgATAAGCATCAAACAAAAACCCTGTCAAACGTACAGACGTTGTTTCTTGTACACAAAAGGAACGTTTCATTTCAAATTCCTAGTAGAAACTTACCTGTAATATTAATCTTGGATGTtggagtctttttttctttttcaccctgcctcttttgtttggtttcttttttatttcctctggttttcttcttttccatagCAAAgtcttcatcatcatcttcattaTAATCTGAATCGTCTTCTGATTCCTCATCTATAGCAACGAAAAGGGATTTCATCTCTTTACaggaaatataatttattattactCCAGGATCTTCTAATCTCACTCTGAATGTAAAGAACCAGTGTATTTTAAGCACACAGTTTTGCACATAATTATATGATGAACTGAGAAAGAAATAGCTGTCATAATATATTCAGTATTTacagatttatcttttttttttttttttttttggaagtcaGCACACCCTGATAGAAACTGCAAATAATAATGCTTTAAACTGTTTAATTATcaagtaaaaaagtaaaaatatccCACATGTGCAAGATGAAAGagttaaaattatttgataGTTCTTTGAATTTTTACATATTCTTGCTCTAAtgtggaatcatagaatcattaaggttggaaaagatcttcaagatcatctggtccaaccatcacctacCACCAttgtcacccactaaaccagtccctaagcaccacattcAACCTTTCCTTAAGCAAACCCATTCCAAGAAATgcctcctcatttccaacctaacccccacccccagcacaatttgaggccattccctctagtcctgtcacaagttacctgtgagaagaggccaacccccagctccccacagcttcctttcaggtagttgtagaaagcaatatggaaatttggaaaaaatggaaatatgaagatatggaaaaaatggaaaaacacttTGTCAAAATTCAGCTGCACAAGTCTTATAGCTTTACTATTTAAGAAAGTAACAGACACTGGCAAGTCTTAGAAATAACTTTCTAACAGCAATATCTAGACTATCCCCCAGATATTTTCACTGGTAATTTTGGAAGTATTTTCCAATAAGACTTGCAGAAGTATTTTCCAATAAGACTTGCAGGACAGGACAAAAGATTGGATACAGACATGTTAACAACTGGGGGATAACAAAGAGAGGTGTCTACCATGTTTTCTAGGCATTCAATAGTTGGCTCCTACCAGAATTACAGCGATGGGCTAGACTGGCATCCAATCAGACACAGAAAGGTTTTCAGACAGATCAGAattggaagaaggaaagaaggtaGGCTATGTCTTTACTAAGCTTAAAAAAAGCCAGTACTGAAAGCACTTAACACCTGACAGTTCTCCAGATTCAGTTTTGATGCAAACCTCAGAATACAACTGCAAAAACAAGCActacaattaaaatataatgcTTTGGTAAGAGGGGAGGAAAGATACATTAGAAGCAGTACACACTTTCCTGCATATACAACCTCAGTGTAAGTAATCACAAGTAATCACATTAAAAGAACTCTTAAGCATATGGTTTCTACAGCCTACCTGGTACAGACTCTCGCTCAGAGTCAGTATCATGCTCTCTGTCATCACTGTCAATGGTCAGTGACTTCTTCTGATGCGACAGAGCTTTAGATGCTGCCAACCCTTGCCTACAGCCACTCCTAGGTATGTCATCATCTAGAACCTGATCAAGACCTAAAAAACAGAAGGTGATCTAATTAATCCAAATTCACAGTAactctgctctctctctctgtcaAAAAGAAGCAGGTTTTGAGTCTTAGGGCCATGagctcatttttgttttttgaagtacACTGTTAGACTAGCACGTTATCTGCACATGTTTTCATGTGATTCTCATTTTATAGAATCACAGCATAATAGAATGGTTtgcgttggaagggaccttaaacatCAGAGGTGTACAGAGGTGTAAAGTACAGAGGTGTACTCAATGCCACTTAACTGGCAAAACTGTTCTATCTAGGAATGAAAGTTATCAGTATTTATCTGTAATCAAACTAATGAAAGTagagaagcacaaaaataaaatcaggaataTGAAAAAGCTGCCAGTGGCACAGCATATGTTTTGGTCTCATCTACCTGTTGCTTTGACATTTTGGACACATTAAGGGGCAGCGTTTTTCCAATTTTAGgacattttaacaaaaaaaatgaatgcatccCTCAAagttaagaatattttaaaataagtaagctttttttccacataggtgaaaaataaaatccatcagaaataagagaaaaacatatttaaatgtaaatttaaatgctatttttggAAAGATATAATATGAGAACAACTTACCTAAAAGTTCACTGTCTACACTGCAGTTGGTAAAAACAGGTCTCCTATTTTCTGATTCAATTTTCTTACCTGTTTAGgatccagaaaataaaattaaaaaaatacattgaacactaatatttgaaaatgatgttttaaaaagtgaagaTATTAAGAAGtgaaaagagcatttttatCTGTCTGTAAACAATCTATTTGAAAAGTCTTATAGAAAAGTTacttttctcacagaaaaaaaacttgaatgTAAGAAGACAGGCACAAGCTAGAAATTCTCATTTCTTCATAATGAcatcttgaaataaaacatgactTTCAAGCTATTTCgttgcaaaataaattcagtcATGTCAAAATTCACTACATATAAATAGAGTGTTGCATTGAACTGTAAAATAACCTTGTTCTTCTGAATTTTGCACCTCAAGGATATTTGTTGGTTTTTCTTTGACAGATAAGGCTAAGGCAACTTCCAGATCTCTTTGATAGAGTTTGTCATCCAAGGAtattctgaaaaaacaaacaggctaAGTAATAATACAATGAAATGAGTGTTACAGATCTATCTCTGACTTACTAAACTTTGAGTTCCAGTGTTTGTCAAGAAATTATCATCATACTATGAATTACTTCTTGAAGAGACTTCAATAAAGTAGAAACTAATATTTAAAGCACACTATACTTACAAGTACGATGGTGTTGGAACATTGTATGTATAAGACCTAATAACTGGTATTATCACAGGAAAGGCTAATAACATTTGCTTGAAATACCGCATTGAAACAGAATATTGATACAATACTTTACCATCAAAATAATCAGTTTTTTTTATTGACACTGGCTCTCTATTTTCTATTAAactttaaatatgtttttttctaaggaGTCAAACTTGTCTTTGTAGTTATCAGTTATTCAAGTCCTTCAGTAATATAGAATTCTTACAATTAATTTGCACTGTAGAAATATCAAGACAAGATCAGACACCTAAATCTGTTTCTGCATCTATGCAGGTAGATTGCTGTAGTTTAAAGCTGTCAAAAACAATAGGCATAGTTCACTACTGACCTCAGGCAACTTTTTCTGACCCTATGTAAAGTTATTATACCCTTGTTTTGCAACTACACcattaaagctgaaaataattacCACGCTAATATGTCATATTTTTACTCTCAGCTGTTTAAAACTCTAGAAAAAAAActaacacaacaacaaaaaccaccacaaatacTACTATTGAAATACAGCTTCTTTCTTCAAACACAGTTAACCACGTTTCAACACTTCTCACCTTTTACTAGGTGCCTGCTTTTGAAATGGAGTTAATTctttgtgtgttattttttgcttctcttttttctccttctttggTTCTTTCAGCTGTGTTCTGGATTTTTTGCTTAAAGGTGCAGCTATACATGCAAAGTCTTCATCTATTTaagaaataacaacaaataGTAATTAGGTTTCCTCCAATATATTCTTCCATGTGGCCAAAAAGAAGTCACTCAACCCAATTTCATCATACACTGAAAATAACACCAAACATAGCCTTTTTGACATCAAcactattagaaaaaaaaagaaaaagaaaaagaaaaagtgtaacAGTACTGttcttaaaagtatttttaatgaaaatttaacATGACTTCTTTCACATCTGTTTTAATGGTGATCATTTGTTACCAGAATTTCAATAACTAAAGTTTCACCTTTTCATATACAGAACAATAATTTTTATAATATCAATCATTGTCATTAAT includes the following:
- the RAD51AP1 gene encoding RAD51-associated protein 1 isoform X2; protein product: MINAVRFCHRSKKVVDYSEFGEDDDEDFACIAAPLSKKSRTQLKEPKKEKKEKQKITHKELTPFQKQAPSKRISLDDKLYQRDLEVALALSVKEKPTNILEVQNSEEQGKKIESENRRPVFTNCSVDSELLGLDQVLDDDIPRSGCRQGLAASKALSHQKKSLTIDSDDREHDTDSERESVPDEESEDDSDYNEDDDEDFAMEKKKTRGNKKETKQKRQGEKEKKTPTSKINITVSPVVPSSLVTELKSEPTQMSSSSEPIGRPLHASSPVTEKKPKWIPPAASGSTNNIGKYASVKSPTHGLRLGLSRLARVKPLHPSATSG
- the RAD51AP1 gene encoding RAD51-associated protein 1 isoform X1, whose protein sequence is MAAGTARPVRRSKKVVDYSEFGEDDDEDFACIAAPLSKKSRTQLKEPKKEKKEKQKITHKELTPFQKQAPSKRISLDDKLYQRDLEVALALSVKEKPTNILEVQNSEEQGKKIESENRRPVFTNCSVDSELLGLDQVLDDDIPRSGCRQGLAASKALSHQKKSLTIDSDDREHDTDSERESVPDEESEDDSDYNEDDDEDFAMEKKKTRGNKKETKQKRQGEKEKKTPTSKINITVSPVVPSSLVTELKSEPTQMSSSSEPIGRPLHASSPVTEKKPKWIPPAASGSTNNIGKYASVKSPTHGLRLGLSRLARVKPLHPSATSG